The Candidatus Hydrogenedens sp. nucleotide sequence TAATGGATATAACTTGGCACGAGCAATAATTCAATGGGTGAAGCGTTTACCTATTGTAGATACAACACATATATTAATTGATGGGGGCAGTCAAGGTGGATATATGGCATTAGCAATGAGTGCTGATTTGTTCCCCGTAATTGCTACTCACGCTGATGTGCCTGTAGTAAACTGGGCATATAATTTTGCCTACTTTGAAGCGAATCGAGAAGGGGCTGGGGTTGGTCTACCTTTGGACCAAGCCCCTATGCCAGTTTTATCATCCGTCATCGGATTAGCAGACATGTGTTACAAATATTTTCCACGGGATCTAAACCATGAATGTTGGTATTATTTAAGCCCAATTTCTTACTTATCCCTTATTACAAATTTCACCCTTATCACCTGTGCCACAGGTGATATGTTAGTCCCTATTGAACAAATGACACGAGATTACATTCGCCAACCTGATTATTCACAATTTCCCCAAGGATTTACTCGTGATTTTGATAAACTTGAATTCTGTTCACAAGCAAAGAAAGTATTTGAGGAATTAATACCAAAGGATAACTATGAAATTTTTCTGCTAACCCCACAAGAGAACAGTTATGAAATAACACGTGGAATGATTGTAAATAGTAAACTGAAACCAAAGGTCGGTCCTAAGAAAGTAGATAAACCATGGAGCAAAACAAAACAATGGTCCCTCGTTTACCTTGATGAAGGTCCACCTACTCCTGTAGCTGGACATACAAAACTTGAATGGTCATTGTCCCCAGACAGCTTTGTAGATTATCACAAAACAGCCCCATTACCTGAAAATATTCTGACAAGTGAAAAACTTGAGCATTTGCTTAGAAGATACATGGGAGAAATTGAACATCCTGTGATGTTAAACAATAATAAACTATCACAAAGGTTAAACTATACCAATTTAGAGCAAATGGATGTTTCAATTTCCCTATTGAGTTATGCTAAAATCAGTCCCAAACATGAGCAGAAACTTCAAGAGTTATATACTCAATCTACCCTTAAACCTTTTGGACCTTCTATATCTGCCTCTTCTTTAGAAAAGATGTATGAAATCCCGAAGTAAATACCGATTCAAAGGGTATGAAAAGTGTATTCAGTAGTAAAATAACTATGTCCTGCTTATTAGGTGATGATGCTTTACTAACAAATAGGATACATATACTACATCCCAACGAGGGAAGTGCCTTTAATTTGAGATGTAAATTTGTTCTCTTTAAATTATTTTAGGTATCATTCTCGCCATAAAATATCGGTTTTTAAATTAAAAAAGGCGATTTAAGTGGAGGAAAATGTATGCAGACTTCTATTATTATTGAATCAAATGGTCGGGGAAAATTCGATTTAGACCGTCTTTTACAACAAGGGTGGAAAGTAGTATCTGTTACTCCTAATCATGGGGGAAGTTACAGTGACTTTCTTGTCATTTTGGAGAAAGAGGAAACATCTACTCAAAATCAGTCAGAGAATAGATAAGTCAGGGTTCGTTATTAAACAATACTATTAACAAATAAAATTAAACTAATAACAATAATCCAAACAAAGATAAAGCCAAGCATTCCTACACGAGAAGGATAAGGAATTTCAATATTTTTAAAGGGTAGCAATTTTTTTGGAGGCTCAGGTAAAACATCGGGCGGAAGTGTAAATGGAGCGATATGTTTTTCCCCAGGTTTTACAGGGGTATATATACAAGTATAGATTCGATTTAACTTTTCCTCTGGCACTGGATGTGTGACAAGACTTACAATGATTCCAAGAGAAAATCCAGTGGCAAGATAGAACGTCATTTGCCACGAAAGTCGTAATTTATCCTGCCAAATCATAAATTCAGGTAAGTTTGCCACTGCCCATTGTTGAAAAAAGGGAAGTGAAGTGATGGTAAAAACAGTGAAACTTCCTAATGTAGAAGCCCATGCCGCTTTTGATGTTGTTCGTCGCCAGAATAAACCTAACCAAAAGATAGGTCCCATCATGGCTTGTAATGAAAAGAATATTTCAAGTCCTCTCGGGACGTTTGGCACTTTTAAAGCAAATAGTATCCCCACAATCACAATGACTATTGATATTACCCTACCTACCATAATATAGTGTTCTTCTGTTTTGTTTTTAATCCAATATCGGCGATATAAATTTTGTGTAAATAGTGCGGATGACGATACCATGAAGGCATCACAAGAGGACATTACAGACGCAATTAATGCAGAAATAAATAACCCTAAAAGACCTGGAGCAATGGTCGGCAGGAAATCCCTTGCTATCATTCCAAATACCTGGTCTGTTTGCCTGCCTGTTAAATTCGGATATAAAGCAATTGCACATAGTCCTGTGAAAGCCCATGCAATAGTGCAAAATCGTTTCAACAGGTTCCCCCCTGTAAGTCCAACCCGACCATCCATTTCCGTTTTGCCTGCTGCACAATTACCTAAGATATGCGGTTGCGTTACAACACCGACTAATGCATTAAAACAAAGAACTATGACATAAAAAAGGTTAATCTCTCCAGGAGCAACAATTTTTAACAAATCTGGATTACTCACTTTATCCCGCAAGCCATCTAATCCACCAACTGCATAAAGCACTAATGGAAGCAACATAAAAGAGAAAATAACGGTTAAAATCCCTTGGATGAAATCTGTGATGATTGCTGCACCTAAACCACCTGCCACTCCATATAGAATAAATATAGCACTCATAAAAAAAACGGAGATATACTTCGGTATGGCTCCGTTAGTGAGTGCTTCAATAGTAGCACTTGCTCCTAATTGTATAACTCCAATATTTACTGTTAGTTGCAACACCCCTACAATTGCATATAATGCACCAACTCCAGAACCGAAACGGGCTTCAAAGTAATCGCCCATCGTTAAAATACGCATCCGCCTTAATATCGGTGGAATAAGCCAATAAAAAGGGGTACAGAACAACCATAACCATTGATACCAAATACCAGAAATTCCATTGGTATAGACTTTTGAGGAAACGCCAACCGCATCATTTCCGCTGGTACCTGCTCCGAAGGAAAAAAATACCATTGTAACCTTACCGAATCGATTACCTCCCATAAAAAAGTCGTGTGTATTGCGAATATTTTTCGCAAACCATAGACCCACTCCCGAAATAATTACGAAATACAAAATAACTGCCAGCCAGTCAAAAAATGTAAGTCCTAACACCATCTAATTCCTATTAAGATTGAATTTCATCTTCCGAAACGATAAGTAATAACATCATCTCGCCTGAATTTAATATTAGATTATTTGGAGGTTGAATCGGTTTCACATCGCCAGAATTCGGGTCTAACCATATCCATTTCCCTTTTTCACGAACACTAATTTTTGTATTAACTTCATCTTTCCCCTCATTAAAAAATAGATATCCATGAATATCCCCATGTTTTGCATGGTAATAACGTATTGAAGGGGTTGGCGGATATAATAAAATATCGGGTTGAATTTTATTACGAATAAAATTCAATAATGCTTTGTCAGTCCCCGCATGGTTCAAAATGTGTGACAATCTTTTTTTATAAGTAACAACCTTTCTATTTTTATTTAGTGGCTCCAATTTTCGAATAAGCTTCTCTTCAATTTGTTCAATGCCATCAATAACTAATAAATGATATTTTGCCCCATCAATCTGGATATCTTCCCCCGATACGATCACATCTTCTCTCATGAGCGTTTCTATGTCAAGATAGAAAAAATCAATTTGATTCTCGTAAAGAATACGAGCAGAATTCCATGGTAAAAATTCAACATCAGCTAATATAGCGACATCTGCCACCGCATTCCCATCAGCAATAAACCAGCAGAGTCTACCGCACTTGTCAGCATATTTTTTATAAGTGTTCCACCATATATTATTTGGACCTACATCTGGTGGACGCTCATCTCTACGGGGACCTTTTATTGAATAATAAAAAGCATGGGGAACAAGCAAATCCACCCCTCGAACTAAAAGCCAACCTGTTAACCATTCCATCTCTTCATATGTAAGATTCCAGCCATAAGCACCAAAACATTCATTTAGATTTCGCTTACGTCGATGGTGTATCTTTGCCGATGCACTCCCTTTAGGTCCTGTAGACTCAGGACCTTCGATACTATTTTCTTTAAATGGTTCTACCCATCGCCACACAATATCTTGGCCAGGGATATGAAAATATTTAAGTGTATGTATATCCATTGGACTTTTGGGATGCCCTGTCAGAGCAATGTTGTGTGTTTCACACCAATCACTACAAGGTTTATAAAATGCAATCTCTAATCTTTTCTGAACCGCCTTGTAATAATCTTTTCTAATTTTCTGCGTTTCAGCCGTTTCTTTGTCCCACAGCATAGGAATATATTGTTTAAAATCATAGCCAAGATAATCTGAGATAAAATCAAGCATTCCCCATGTCCATGGTTGTGCATCTTTAATTGGTTTTCTCCCAAGTGGGTTTGGTTCGTCTGTAAAAATACCTATGACTGTATTCCCAAAATATTCTTTAAATTCAGAATAATACTTTTCATGGACTAACTCGATAAAACTTGCCACAGCCTCAGGATTTAATATATCACCTGCTGGTGGGGCTCCTGGGTCTCCATCATCAGTTCCAAAATGGACACCACGTATTGTGCCCATTGAACGAGTATGAATATAGTCATATTTATCATCGGCAAAAATAATTTCTTCTCCCTCCTTTAATGGCTCTTTACCCTTTAAGCGTCGTATTAAAGCCCTTGCTGAATGCTTTGGATTTTTCTGAACTACTTGCCCCGCACATGAACCAGAAGGATACATACCCTCATCATAAAGAATAACTTTCATCTCATGACTATGGGCAAACTCAATGATTATCCTCAGAAAATAGAGCCATCGCTCCGACATAAATCCGATAGATTCTGGTAAACCTATACGTGGATGTGGAACAACTCCATAAACACCATGGTCAATAAAATCATTTAAACATTCTTGAATTTTTCCCTCCTCTAATTCATCATTTAAAAACCAAAAAGGCATTACTGAATACTCACGAGGAGGTTGTTTAAATTTTTCTAAAAAGGCTAAATATTTCATACGTAAAACATTCTCTTTCTTTATTGCATAATTTTCACTTTTGAGTCGTTTATAATGTAAAATATCATATAAGAGGAGCTAACATAAAAATGATTCCTGATACTCACACAACAGAGAAAGGTCTCACAACACCCATACAGACTACACATGTAAAGATTCCTTATGATTTATGCCATGAACTTGTACACCAGTATGGATTAACTCTTTATGAGATACTTTGGTTTGAGGAGGGAATTAATGACACGCAAATTTTTGAAAAAATCCACCAAATTTTAGACCTGACTTGTGAACAAGCAAACTCACCCACTCTATTGACGCCAAAAATAGCGTTGTTTTCTAATGCTCAGAGTGTCATTAATGAACTTAATGATAAACGTAAAACATTCTGTCCACAATGCGGAAATGACCTTGTCGTATCAAATAATTTAATCCACACATTAAAACAGCTTTCTTCTGAACAACGATTTCTTTACTTATTAAAGGTAAAAGAAAATCTTTCATACCGAGATTTAGAAACGATTACATTTCATCATCGGGATGAAATAAATTCTTTGTTAA carries:
- a CDS encoding sodium:solute symporter family protein, translated to MLGLTFFDWLAVILYFVIISGVGLWFAKNIRNTHDFFMGGNRFGKVTMVFFSFGAGTSGNDAVGVSSKVYTNGISGIWYQWLWLFCTPFYWLIPPILRRMRILTMGDYFEARFGSGVGALYAIVGVLQLTVNIGVIQLGASATIEALTNGAIPKYISVFFMSAIFILYGVAGGLGAAIITDFIQGILTVIFSFMLLPLVLYAVGGLDGLRDKVSNPDLLKIVAPGEINLFYVIVLCFNALVGVVTQPHILGNCAAGKTEMDGRVGLTGGNLLKRFCTIAWAFTGLCAIALYPNLTGRQTDQVFGMIARDFLPTIAPGLLGLFISALIASVMSSCDAFMVSSSALFTQNLYRRYWIKNKTEEHYIMVGRVISIVIVIVGILFALKVPNVPRGLEIFFSLQAMMGPIFWLGLFWRRTTSKAAWASTLGSFTVFTITSLPFFQQWAVANLPEFMIWQDKLRLSWQMTFYLATGFSLGIIVSLVTHPVPEEKLNRIYTCIYTPVKPGEKHIAPFTLPPDVLPEPPKKLLPFKNIEIPYPSRVGMLGFIFVWIIVISLILFVNSIV
- a CDS encoding glycosyl hydrolase, which encodes MKYLAFLEKFKQPPREYSVMPFWFLNDELEEGKIQECLNDFIDHGVYGVVPHPRIGLPESIGFMSERWLYFLRIIIEFAHSHEMKVILYDEGMYPSGSCAGQVVQKNPKHSARALIRRLKGKEPLKEGEEIIFADDKYDYIHTRSMGTIRGVHFGTDDGDPGAPPAGDILNPEAVASFIELVHEKYYSEFKEYFGNTVIGIFTDEPNPLGRKPIKDAQPWTWGMLDFISDYLGYDFKQYIPMLWDKETAETQKIRKDYYKAVQKRLEIAFYKPCSDWCETHNIALTGHPKSPMDIHTLKYFHIPGQDIVWRWVEPFKENSIEGPESTGPKGSASAKIHHRRKRNLNECFGAYGWNLTYEEMEWLTGWLLVRGVDLLVPHAFYYSIKGPRRDERPPDVGPNNIWWNTYKKYADKCGRLCWFIADGNAVADVAILADVEFLPWNSARILYENQIDFFYLDIETLMREDVIVSGEDIQIDGAKYHLLVIDGIEQIEEKLIRKLEPLNKNRKVVTYKKRLSHILNHAGTDKALLNFIRNKIQPDILLYPPTPSIRYYHAKHGDIHGYLFFNEGKDEVNTKISVREKGKWIWLDPNSGDVKPIQPPNNLILNSGEMMLLLIVSEDEIQS
- a CDS encoding zf-HC2 domain-containing protein produces the protein MIPDTHTTEKGLTTPIQTTHVKIPYDLCHELVHQYGLTLYEILWFEEGINDTQIFEKIHQILDLTCEQANSPTLLTPKIALFSNAQSVINELNDKRKTFCPQCGNDLVVSNNLIHTLKQLSSEQRFLYLLKVKENLSYRDLETITFHHRDEINSLLTEARELLRSLLSDKPPMPFQINDSLCEITYQYLSLYLDNEVNALHMLEVEKHLYECDTCLKILANHQHIQKQIEQLHILSKKEFLANFQLESTIRRKNLSDSLEKQRSIRISRRRRGFLSRIWRFLRGK